In Archangium violaceum, the following are encoded in one genomic region:
- a CDS encoding isocitrate lyase/PEP mutase family protein: protein MTTESLASADAARFRALHAPGQLLILANAWDAVSARLIESIGGTAIATSSAAMAWAHGAADGERLPFDRLLAATRDIVRAVHVPVSVDFERGYSTSPAEVADAICRLSEVGVVGVNLEDGAEPPELLAAKLSASREALRREGRDMFLNARTDVILRRMVSGPQALDEVVRRARRYVDAGCDGVFVPGSLTAEELARVVEEVRVPLNVWAAPTLPPLEQLRAIGVRRVSVGPRLVLTALSAVRRDAEQVLAGRWAPAPEGATPTYAELNAWFGPDVDVRVGHPH from the coding sequence ATGACCACTGAATCCCTGGCTTCCGCGGACGCGGCGCGGTTCCGAGCACTCCATGCGCCAGGCCAGCTCCTCATCCTGGCCAACGCTTGGGACGCGGTCAGCGCCCGGCTGATCGAATCCATTGGCGGTACCGCCATCGCCACCAGCAGTGCCGCGATGGCCTGGGCGCATGGAGCCGCCGATGGCGAGCGCCTTCCGTTCGACCGGCTGCTCGCCGCGACTCGCGACATCGTCCGCGCGGTGCATGTCCCGGTCAGCGTCGACTTCGAGAGAGGCTACAGCACGAGCCCGGCGGAAGTGGCCGACGCCATCTGCCGGCTCTCGGAGGTGGGCGTCGTCGGCGTGAACCTCGAGGATGGCGCCGAGCCGCCCGAATTGCTGGCCGCGAAGCTGTCGGCCTCACGGGAGGCGCTCCGGCGCGAGGGACGAGACATGTTCCTGAATGCGCGCACCGATGTGATCTTGCGTCGCATGGTGTCAGGCCCCCAGGCACTCGACGAGGTGGTGCGGCGCGCGAGGCGCTACGTGGACGCGGGCTGCGATGGTGTCTTCGTGCCAGGCTCCTTGACGGCCGAGGAGCTGGCTCGAGTCGTCGAGGAAGTGCGAGTCCCGCTCAATGTCTGGGCCGCACCGACGTTGCCCCCGCTCGAGCAGCTCCGGGCGATCGGTGTACGCCGGGTGAGCGTGGGGCCCCGCCTCGTGCTGACGGCGCTCTCGGCCGTCAGACGGGACGCGGAGCAGGTGCTCGCGGGGCGGTGGGCTCCCGCACCCGAGGGAGCGACACCGACCTACGCCGAACTCAATGCCTGGTTCGGGCCTGATGTCGACGTCCGGGTGGGACACCCGCACTGA
- a CDS encoding bestrophin family protein produces the protein MIVRPRPGALKLLFVMRGTILPRVLPHVLGIAALSCLVVWTLQAGHLRLPVTSPAPLSLLGIALSIFLGFRNNACYDRWWEARKQWGALLIELRAFSHQAIALLDDGDAEVPVVGRQAARRLIHRNIAFAHALAAHLRGHDAREDISRFVAEPERSRVLTSGNRPGALLREHEVELAALRREGRLSDIVWGSLAARVHALMGVLCACERIRFTPLPFAYTVLLHRTAYLFCLLLPFGLAEALGWFTPVLAAMIAYTFFGLDRLSDELEEPFGTAPNDLPLLALARTAEINLREALGEPRPEPLRPVDFILP, from the coding sequence GTGATTGTCCGTCCCCGCCCCGGTGCCCTGAAGCTCCTCTTTGTCATGCGCGGCACCATCCTGCCGCGCGTCCTGCCCCACGTGCTGGGCATCGCGGCGCTGTCCTGCCTCGTCGTCTGGACGCTCCAGGCGGGCCACCTGCGGCTCCCGGTGACCTCGCCCGCGCCCTTGTCGCTGCTCGGCATCGCGCTGTCCATCTTCCTCGGGTTCCGGAACAACGCCTGCTACGACCGCTGGTGGGAGGCCCGGAAGCAGTGGGGCGCGCTGCTGATCGAACTGCGCGCGTTCTCACACCAGGCCATCGCGCTGCTGGACGACGGGGACGCCGAGGTGCCCGTCGTGGGGCGGCAGGCGGCGCGGCGGCTGATTCACCGGAACATCGCCTTCGCGCACGCGCTCGCCGCGCACCTGCGCGGGCATGACGCCCGGGAGGACATCTCCCGCTTCGTCGCGGAGCCGGAGCGCTCGCGCGTGCTGACCAGTGGAAATCGGCCTGGCGCGCTGCTGCGCGAGCACGAGGTCGAGCTGGCCGCGCTGCGGCGGGAGGGCCGGCTCTCCGACATCGTGTGGGGCTCGCTGGCCGCACGGGTCCACGCGTTGATGGGCGTGCTCTGCGCCTGCGAGCGCATCCGCTTCACGCCGCTGCCCTTCGCGTACACGGTGCTGCTCCACCGCACCGCGTATCTCTTCTGCCTGCTGCTGCCCTTCGGCCTCGCGGAGGCCCTGGGCTGGTTCACGCCGGTGCTCGCGGCGATGATTGCCTACACCTTCTTCGGCCTGGACCGGCTGAGCGACGAGTTGGAGGAGCCCTTCGGCACGGCTCCCAACGACCTGCCGCTGCTCGCGCTGGCCCGGACGGCGGAAATCAACCTGCGCGAGGCGCTGGGCGAGCCGCGGCCCGAGCCGCTGCGCCCCGTGGACTTCATCCTCCCGTAG
- a CDS encoding class II 3-deoxy-7-phosphoheptulonate synthase, with product MSTWSPTSWKTKPITQDVRYEVQKEVEEVVAELGRLPPLVTSWEVERLRELVAEAQQGRRFLLQGGDCAESLSDCRPDIITNRQKIILQMSLVLIHGGHRPVIRVGRIAGQYAKPRSKPTETRGGVELPSYFGDLVNRPEFTPEARRADPRLMLDCYHHAAMTLNFVRSLSDGGFADVHHPEYWDLSFFQQAAVPGELREEYEQTTRKLSEALRFMEALGERTVADLTRVDFYTSHEGLNLHYESAQTRQVPWRQGWYDLTTHLPWIGERTRALDGAHVEFFRGIRNPVGVKLGPSVSPADAVRLAEQLNPDNEPGKLVLITRMGAQKVADALPPVVEAMRRAGRLVLWVCDPMHGNTVSTSSGIKTRNFDDVLHEVERSFDVHEQLGSYLGGVHFELTGEDVTECMGGAVGITEKDLERNYATLCDPRLNYRQALEMSFRIARRMSRLPRAPRP from the coding sequence ATGAGCACCTGGTCCCCCACTTCCTGGAAGACGAAGCCCATCACCCAAGACGTCCGCTATGAGGTGCAGAAGGAGGTGGAGGAGGTCGTCGCGGAGCTCGGCCGGCTGCCTCCGCTGGTCACCTCCTGGGAGGTGGAACGCCTGCGCGAGCTGGTGGCGGAGGCCCAGCAGGGCCGCCGCTTCCTGCTGCAGGGCGGGGACTGCGCCGAGTCACTCTCCGACTGCCGTCCGGACATCATCACCAACCGGCAGAAGATCATCCTGCAGATGTCGCTGGTGCTCATCCACGGAGGGCACCGGCCCGTCATCCGGGTGGGGCGCATCGCCGGCCAGTACGCCAAGCCACGCTCCAAGCCCACCGAGACGCGCGGGGGCGTGGAGCTGCCCAGCTACTTCGGGGACCTCGTCAACCGGCCGGAGTTCACCCCCGAGGCGCGGCGGGCGGATCCCCGGCTGATGCTGGACTGCTACCACCACGCGGCGATGACGCTCAACTTCGTGCGCTCGCTGAGCGACGGTGGCTTCGCGGACGTGCACCACCCCGAGTACTGGGACCTGAGCTTCTTCCAGCAGGCCGCCGTGCCGGGCGAGCTGCGCGAGGAGTACGAGCAGACCACCCGCAAGCTCAGCGAGGCCCTGCGTTTCATGGAGGCCCTGGGCGAGCGCACCGTGGCGGACCTCACCCGCGTGGACTTCTACACCAGCCACGAGGGCCTCAACCTCCATTACGAGTCGGCCCAGACGCGCCAGGTGCCGTGGCGCCAGGGCTGGTACGACCTGACGACGCACCTGCCGTGGATTGGCGAGCGCACCCGGGCCCTGGACGGCGCGCACGTGGAGTTCTTCCGCGGCATCCGCAACCCGGTGGGCGTGAAGCTGGGCCCCAGCGTGTCCCCCGCGGACGCCGTCCGGCTGGCCGAGCAGCTCAACCCCGACAACGAGCCGGGCAAGCTCGTGCTCATCACCCGCATGGGCGCCCAGAAGGTGGCGGACGCGCTGCCCCCGGTGGTGGAGGCCATGCGGCGGGCGGGCCGGCTCGTGCTGTGGGTGTGCGACCCGATGCATGGCAACACCGTGAGCACCTCCTCCGGCATCAAGACGCGCAACTTCGATGACGTCCTGCACGAGGTGGAGCGCAGCTTCGACGTGCACGAGCAGCTCGGCTCCTACCTGGGCGGGGTGCACTTCGAGCTCACCGGCGAGGACGTCACCGAGTGCATGGGCGGTGCCGTCGGCATCACCGAGAAGGATCTGGAGCGCAACTACGCCACGCTGTGCGATCCGCGGCTCAACTACCGCCAGGCCCTGGAGATGAGCTTCCGCATCGCCCGGCGTATGAGCCGCCTGCCCCGCGCGCCCCGGCCCTGA